From a region of the Marinomonas mediterranea MMB-1 genome:
- the nadD gene encoding nicotinate-nucleotide adenylyltransferase, with protein MTIDSSLSALSAGQRSKGVVIMGGTFDPIHHGHLRSAIDLLDKHGFKELRLVPCFQPVHKDRPNVSALQRLDMVRLSIENDSRLCVDDREITREGPSYTIDTLKTIRSEIGESEPLIMVLGTDSFLSLPTWADWWDLTEYCHIVVVARPGWDSEYISELNAFYENHRALSAIELQSAPAGKVWLETLTPLGISSSMIRNLCRQSLSIAYLLPKAVQEYIDHNQLYK; from the coding sequence GTGACAATTGATTCAAGTTTGTCTGCTTTATCGGCTGGTCAAAGGAGCAAAGGGGTCGTCATTATGGGTGGCACCTTTGATCCTATTCATCATGGTCATTTACGGTCCGCGATTGATCTTCTCGATAAGCATGGCTTTAAAGAGCTTAGATTGGTACCTTGCTTTCAGCCTGTTCATAAAGATAGGCCCAACGTAAGCGCGCTTCAACGCTTAGATATGGTTCGTCTTTCGATCGAAAACGATTCGCGGCTCTGTGTTGATGACCGTGAGATAACAAGGGAAGGGCCGAGTTATACGATTGATACGCTTAAGACCATACGCTCTGAAATAGGGGAATCCGAACCTCTTATTATGGTGCTTGGAACGGACAGTTTTCTTTCCTTGCCAACATGGGCAGATTGGTGGGATTTAACCGAATACTGTCATATCGTGGTTGTGGCTAGGCCAGGCTGGGATTCGGAGTATATTTCTGAGTTAAATGCGTTTTACGAAAATCATCGAGCATTGTCTGCAATTGAGTTACAATCCGCGCCCGCAGGCAAAGTTTGGCTTGAAACGTTAACACCTCTAGGGATTTCATCAAGTATGATTCGAAACCTTTGTAGGCAATCGTTGTCTATAGCCTACCTATTGCCAAAAGCTGTACAAGAATACATTGATCATAACCAATTATATAAATAG
- the rsfS gene encoding ribosome silencing factor, whose protein sequence is MSENQMQADEILSHAVEALEDVKGDKITVLEVGELTDMMDYMVICTGTSKRHVQSLGQNVVEHLKSNGLQPLGSEGREMGSEWVLVDLHDVVVHVMTEEARSFYDLEKLWDIKTREQ, encoded by the coding sequence ATGAGTGAAAACCAAATGCAAGCTGACGAGATTCTGTCTCATGCTGTAGAAGCACTAGAAGATGTGAAAGGTGACAAAATCACCGTTCTTGAAGTCGGCGAATTAACAGACATGATGGACTACATGGTTATCTGTACTGGTACTTCAAAACGCCATGTTCAATCCTTGGGCCAAAATGTTGTTGAGCATTTAAAGTCTAATGGACTTCAGCCTCTTGGCAGCGAAGGTCGAGAAATGGGTAGTGAATGGGTATTGGTCGATTTACATGATGTTGTTGTTCATGTCATGACTGAAGAAGCTCGCTCTTTCTATGATCTAGAAAAACTTTGGGATATTAAGACCAGAGAGCAATAG
- the rlmH gene encoding 23S rRNA (pseudouridine(1915)-N(3))-methyltransferase RlmH, translating to MRIRLIAVGTKMPKWVTQGYDDYAKRLPKDFALELIEIPMAPRGKNADIAKAIKKEGDAMLDAIPSGDKVIALEVLGKNWSTDKLADQAEQWRMDGYNISLLVGGPDGLDPRCTAMANQAWSLSALTLPHPMVRIILAEQVYRAWTLMNNHPYHR from the coding sequence ATGCGCATACGCTTAATTGCAGTAGGAACGAAAATGCCGAAATGGGTAACGCAAGGTTATGATGATTATGCCAAGCGTCTCCCAAAGGATTTTGCATTAGAGCTAATAGAAATTCCTATGGCGCCGCGTGGTAAAAATGCCGATATAGCGAAAGCGATAAAGAAAGAAGGGGATGCGATGCTCGATGCCATCCCTTCTGGCGACAAAGTGATTGCTTTAGAAGTGCTGGGTAAGAATTGGTCGACGGATAAGTTGGCGGATCAAGCTGAGCAATGGCGTATGGATGGCTATAATATTTCACTTTTAGTCGGTGGACCAGACGGGTTAGATCCTCGCTGTACCGCAATGGCGAATCAAGCTTGGTCTCTTTCTGCGCTCACACTTCCTCACCCAATGGTTAGAATTATTCTCGCTGAGCAGGTGTATCGAGCTTGGACGCTTATGAATAATCATCCTTATCATCGTTGA
- the mrdA gene encoding penicillin-binding protein 2: MGHKHHIFRNYRQEQSLTQRRVIFSAVFVLILSLILMSRLFYLQVVEHQRYVTKADDNRVMLVTEPPPRGLIYDRHGVVLADNRPIHSLTITPERVSNLPKLKGMLSGILNISEDEWRTFDQRRKEYRRPYQSITLKSQLTDEEWAKVSVDLYKLDGVQVEAQLTRYYPYGEAFAHAIGYVGRITEKDLKRVDNQSYQGAQFIGKTGVEGFYENELFGRPGISKVEVNARGRIMEELERQNPVPGHDLHLYLDARLQQYAYDLLGDYKGSVVALDPNTGGILALVSKPGFDPNLFVRGISSKNYASLRDSKRLPLFNRALRGGYPPASTIKPFMALAGLEYGFSSWNESYYAKGFYQINPNGRRYRDWKREGHGWINLERSIIESVDTYYYQLAHKMGITPIHNFLSQFGFGDRTVLDLNGAGKGLLPSNEWKKAKYKESWYPGDSVNVGIGQGFMVATPIQIATAVTALANRGHYYSPRMVETVEQEPIDFGVAGEDHKIKLKNNKNWERMVNAMRKVVTDSKGTARRLRGTDYSIAGKTGTGQVFSLQEDEEYDAKNLVKRLHDHALFIGFAPSDKPDIVVFSIFENGGSSSKPADLTKQLFDAYLNDDYPKQYDFLKGDQS; the protein is encoded by the coding sequence TTGGGCCATAAACATCATATTTTTCGGAACTATCGGCAAGAGCAATCTCTTACGCAAAGGCGAGTGATATTCTCCGCTGTTTTTGTATTAATCCTTTCTCTTATTTTGATGTCTCGATTGTTTTATTTGCAAGTCGTTGAGCATCAGAGATACGTTACCAAAGCCGACGATAATCGAGTGATGCTTGTCACTGAGCCACCACCGCGTGGGCTTATTTACGATCGACATGGCGTTGTCTTAGCTGACAATCGTCCTATCCACAGTTTAACGATCACTCCCGAACGTGTTTCTAACTTGCCTAAACTCAAAGGAATGCTTTCCGGCATTTTGAACATATCTGAGGATGAGTGGCGGACGTTTGATCAACGACGTAAAGAATATAGGCGTCCTTATCAGTCTATTACACTAAAGTCACAATTGACGGATGAAGAGTGGGCAAAAGTTTCAGTTGATTTATACAAACTTGATGGGGTGCAGGTTGAGGCTCAATTAACCCGATATTACCCTTATGGTGAAGCATTTGCACATGCAATTGGTTACGTTGGTCGCATAACCGAAAAAGACTTAAAGCGAGTGGATAACCAGTCCTATCAAGGTGCTCAATTTATAGGTAAAACGGGTGTAGAAGGGTTTTATGAAAATGAGTTATTTGGCCGCCCTGGGATATCTAAGGTTGAAGTCAATGCTCGTGGCCGAATTATGGAAGAGTTGGAGAGACAAAACCCAGTACCAGGTCACGATCTTCATCTTTACCTCGATGCGCGTTTACAACAATACGCCTATGACTTACTTGGAGATTATAAAGGGTCCGTTGTCGCGTTAGACCCGAATACTGGTGGTATCTTAGCGTTGGTCTCGAAGCCGGGCTTTGATCCCAATTTATTTGTGCGTGGTATCTCCTCAAAAAACTACGCGTCTCTTAGAGATTCTAAACGCTTGCCGCTGTTTAATAGGGCGCTTCGAGGTGGTTATCCTCCCGCGTCGACAATAAAACCATTTATGGCACTTGCGGGCCTTGAATACGGCTTTTCTTCTTGGAACGAAAGCTATTATGCCAAAGGATTCTATCAAATAAATCCAAATGGCCGTCGCTATAGAGATTGGAAGCGAGAAGGTCATGGTTGGATTAATTTAGAGCGCTCCATTATTGAGTCTGTCGATACTTACTATTATCAATTAGCCCATAAAATGGGTATTACACCTATCCACAACTTTCTATCCCAATTCGGGTTCGGCGATCGAACGGTTCTCGACTTGAATGGTGCAGGAAAAGGGTTGTTGCCTTCAAATGAGTGGAAAAAAGCGAAATATAAAGAATCTTGGTATCCAGGGGACTCTGTAAACGTTGGGATCGGGCAGGGTTTTATGGTTGCGACGCCGATTCAAATCGCAACAGCAGTAACCGCGTTGGCTAATCGAGGGCATTACTACTCCCCACGTATGGTCGAAACCGTTGAGCAGGAACCGATTGATTTTGGGGTTGCCGGTGAAGATCATAAGATAAAGCTTAAGAACAACAAAAATTGGGAACGCATGGTGAACGCGATGCGAAAAGTAGTTACTGACTCGAAAGGAACGGCAAGACGCCTCCGTGGAACGGATTACTCAATTGCAGGTAAGACGGGAACGGGGCAAGTATTTAGTTTGCAAGAAGATGAGGAATACGATGCCAAGAACTTGGTAAAACGGCTTCACGATCATGCATTATTTATCGGCTTCGCCCCATCAGACAAGCCTGATATTGTCGTGTTCTCCATTTTTGAAAATGGCGGGAGTAGCTCCAAACCTGCTGATCTCACTAAGCAATTGTTTGATGCATATTTGAACGATGATTATCCAAAGCAGTATGATTTTCTAAAGGGAGATCAATCGTGA
- the rodA gene encoding rod shape-determining protein RodA — protein MNATWYQRFIRFTNARLWRLTHIDVLLAASLVLLMSGGLVVLYSASGQNMEMVERQVFRLALGFAVCLALAQLPPKYMLRASPLLFVAIAGLLVGVLLFGVGAKGAQRWLEIPGGPRFQPSEIMKIVMPMMIAWYFAHRPLPPSFKQIATVLVIIVIPVLMIAKQPDLGTSLLVAVSGLFVLFLAGLPWIYMLSAGACAPVAGYLLWHVMHDYQRQRVLTFLNPESDPLGSGWNIIQSKTAIGSGGVYGKGWLEGTQAQLNFLPESHTDFIIAVLGEEFGMLGCGVLIFAYLLVIARGLYISATAEDNYARLLAGSLTLTFFVYMFVNIGMVSGILPVVGVPLPLVSYGGTSIITIMATFGILMSIQTHKRAR, from the coding sequence GTGAATGCTACTTGGTATCAAAGGTTTATACGTTTTACAAATGCCAGGTTATGGCGTTTGACTCACATCGATGTTCTATTAGCTGCTTCTCTTGTGTTGCTTATGTCTGGAGGCTTAGTCGTTTTGTATTCGGCTTCTGGACAGAATATGGAAATGGTTGAGCGGCAAGTCTTTCGTTTGGCATTAGGGTTTGCGGTGTGTCTGGCATTGGCGCAACTGCCGCCTAAATATATGTTACGAGCCTCTCCACTTTTGTTTGTTGCGATCGCGGGTTTACTTGTAGGCGTTTTGTTGTTTGGTGTGGGAGCGAAAGGCGCCCAACGTTGGTTGGAAATTCCGGGTGGGCCGAGATTTCAACCGTCTGAGATTATGAAGATTGTCATGCCCATGATGATTGCTTGGTATTTTGCGCATCGACCTTTGCCTCCATCATTTAAGCAAATAGCGACAGTTTTAGTGATTATCGTCATACCCGTTTTAATGATTGCGAAGCAGCCAGACCTAGGGACGTCTCTTTTAGTTGCTGTGTCCGGTTTGTTTGTCTTGTTTTTAGCTGGGCTTCCTTGGATATACATGCTTTCAGCGGGAGCTTGTGCGCCTGTTGCTGGGTATTTGCTTTGGCATGTCATGCATGATTATCAGCGCCAGCGAGTTTTAACGTTTTTAAACCCTGAGAGTGACCCTTTGGGTTCTGGCTGGAATATTATTCAGTCAAAGACGGCGATAGGCTCAGGTGGTGTATATGGAAAAGGGTGGCTTGAAGGAACTCAAGCTCAGCTTAATTTTCTACCAGAAAGCCATACAGACTTTATTATTGCTGTGTTGGGTGAAGAGTTCGGAATGCTTGGATGTGGCGTGCTTATATTCGCGTATTTGCTCGTAATAGCACGAGGCTTATATATTTCGGCGACAGCTGAAGACAATTACGCTAGGCTTTTAGCGGGTAGCTTAACATTGACGTTTTTTGTTTATATGTTCGTAAACATTGGAATGGTATCTGGAATACTGCCTGTAGTAGGTGTTCCTTTGCCACTTGTCAGCTACGGTGGCACATCGATTATTACGATTATGGCAACGTTCGGTATATTAATGTCTATTCAAACTCATAAACGAGCGAGATGA
- the mltB gene encoding lytic murein transglycosylase B produces the protein MMKKVTLWIMCLCLVASCSSTPSDAVHEVDTVSPNGESEVMATDENRSGAPNNYYLRQEVQAFVEVIAQKHDYDKNTLVRAFSSIQQRPQVIKKSNNQPEVITPYFEYKKRFVNDSRINEGIAFAQRNKEWLKKAQQQYGVDWSIIVALIGVETAYGRITGSRDVFTSLTTLAFDYPRRGKYFQRELEAYLLLARQESWGIGNTNGSYSGALGMVQFMPSNYIKLAVDFDGNGHIDLWESPADAIGSVARYLRFHGWEANKNWVVSADVMDTKKVSSLSNKGRKPIYDRHEWANLGVYSKLSSNDKMGLIKLRTAPTQVSYWLASENFFTVMDYNPSRRYAMSVIELANRLKVNEL, from the coding sequence ATGATGAAAAAAGTTACGTTATGGATAATGTGTTTGTGTTTGGTCGCTTCCTGTTCGAGCACGCCTTCAGATGCCGTGCATGAGGTCGATACTGTTTCGCCTAATGGTGAGTCTGAAGTAATGGCAACGGACGAAAATCGTTCCGGGGCGCCAAATAATTATTACTTACGACAAGAGGTACAGGCGTTCGTAGAAGTAATAGCACAAAAGCATGACTATGATAAAAATACGCTGGTTCGAGCGTTCTCTTCAATTCAACAGCGCCCCCAAGTTATTAAGAAGTCGAATAATCAGCCTGAAGTAATAACGCCTTATTTTGAATACAAGAAACGCTTCGTTAATGACTCTCGTATTAATGAAGGCATTGCTTTTGCTCAACGCAATAAAGAGTGGTTGAAAAAAGCACAGCAACAGTACGGTGTCGATTGGAGTATTATTGTTGCGCTTATTGGTGTCGAAACCGCATATGGCAGAATTACAGGGTCTCGAGACGTATTTACATCGTTGACGACCTTAGCGTTCGACTACCCTAGACGTGGAAAGTACTTTCAGAGAGAGTTGGAGGCCTACTTATTGCTTGCCCGACAAGAGAGTTGGGGGATAGGTAATACAAACGGTTCCTACAGTGGTGCACTAGGGATGGTTCAATTTATGCCTAGCAATTATATTAAGCTGGCAGTGGACTTTGATGGTAATGGTCATATTGATCTGTGGGAGTCTCCGGCTGACGCCATTGGGAGTGTCGCTCGATATTTGCGCTTCCATGGGTGGGAAGCGAATAAAAATTGGGTTGTTTCCGCTGATGTAATGGATACTAAAAAAGTGTCTTCGCTTTCAAATAAAGGTCGAAAGCCCATTTATGATCGCCATGAATGGGCGAACCTTGGTGTGTATTCTAAATTAAGTAGTAATGACAAAATGGGGCTGATTAAATTACGGACTGCCCCTACTCAAGTTAGTTATTGGTTAGCGTCTGAAAATTTCTTTACCGTGATGGATTACAACCCAAGTCGACGATATGCCATGTCTGTAATTGAATTAGCGAATAGGTTAAAGGTAAATGAACTGTAA
- a CDS encoding septal ring lytic transglycosylase RlpA family protein, which translates to MNCNRLLILIVIGLSLNGCMSTKHINGGGSSSADLDKATGGGRYTILQDHGPSSDVKVDHLPDLVPKWEPKSRGGNKSPYVVWGKQYYVMSSAEGYSAQGTASWYGKKFHGHKTSNGETYDMYAFSAAHKSLPLPTYLKVTNIDNGRSVIVRVNDRGPFHGDRLIDLSYAAAVRLDYHKKGLARVKVEAITPKPGQTLTVKTNSNAVAKTPVVVPKAPQPSSVKVTSSFTHLQLGAFSSQDSAESLKNKLIEQFDTQIIVQVISSDSGLYKVLVGPYNSPAMLAEWQTKLEDAGFAKSVKVALSQ; encoded by the coding sequence ATGAACTGTAATAGACTGCTGATACTCATCGTTATAGGGCTGTCGCTCAATGGCTGCATGAGCACCAAGCATATCAATGGAGGCGGATCGTCTTCAGCGGATTTAGATAAAGCAACGGGCGGCGGACGCTATACCATACTGCAAGATCATGGGCCGTCTTCTGATGTTAAAGTAGACCATCTTCCTGACTTGGTGCCAAAATGGGAGCCTAAAAGTCGTGGTGGTAATAAGAGCCCTTATGTCGTGTGGGGTAAGCAGTACTATGTGATGTCTAGTGCCGAAGGGTATAGTGCGCAAGGAACCGCCTCGTGGTACGGTAAAAAATTTCATGGGCATAAAACGTCTAATGGCGAAACCTATGACATGTACGCCTTTTCGGCAGCTCATAAGAGTTTGCCTCTGCCTACTTACTTAAAAGTAACTAATATTGATAATGGCCGTTCGGTTATTGTCAGGGTCAATGATCGTGGCCCTTTTCACGGTGATCGTCTGATTGATTTGTCTTATGCGGCAGCAGTGCGCCTTGATTATCATAAAAAGGGGTTGGCGAGGGTTAAAGTGGAAGCGATTACCCCCAAGCCTGGTCAGACTCTTACAGTAAAAACAAATAGTAACGCGGTTGCAAAGACACCAGTAGTGGTGCCGAAAGCGCCTCAGCCATCTTCTGTAAAAGTAACCTCTTCGTTTACGCATCTGCAACTTGGCGCGTTTAGTTCTCAGGATTCCGCCGAATCTCTCAAAAATAAGCTCATTGAGCAGTTTGATACACAGATTATTGTGCAGGTTATATCAAGTGATTCTGGGCTTTATAAAGTCCTTGTTGGCCCTTATAATTCGCCCGCTATGCTCGCCGAATGGCAAACAAAATTAGAAGATGCGGGTTTTGCAAAAAGTGTAAAGGTTGCGTTATCTCAGTGA
- a CDS encoding D-alanyl-D-alanine carboxypeptidase family protein has product MKRLIGILLVFTSLFSIEVNAAPSLIPAPPQLSASSYILMDAYTGEVLVEQNSHKELPPASLTKLMTAYIADYEIARGNISYDDQVRVSEAAWRMKGSRMFIREGTRVKLEDLMRGIIIQSGNDASVAVAEHIAGAEGAFVDLMNQHAQLLGMKNTHFQNSTGFPAENHYSSAYDIALLSRAKILQFPESYKMYAEKYFTYNDIRQPNRNKLLWRDKTVDGLKTGHTQAAGYCLAASAVRNGTRLISVVMGTSSDEARATESQKLMNYGFRYYETRKLYSAGQVVNNAHVWGGATDSVKVGFTDDVLVTMPRQQADSIPATLDLAPVIEAPISAGDVLGKVIVGQEGNVLLEREVVALESVEEGGFFKRLFDKIKRFFMNLF; this is encoded by the coding sequence ATGAAACGACTTATTGGAATTTTATTAGTTTTTACCAGTCTTTTCTCAATAGAGGTGAACGCTGCTCCTTCTCTTATTCCTGCGCCCCCTCAGTTATCGGCGAGCAGTTATATTTTGATGGATGCCTACACGGGCGAGGTTTTGGTAGAGCAAAACTCCCACAAAGAATTACCACCAGCAAGTTTAACAAAGCTTATGACGGCTTATATTGCTGATTATGAAATAGCTCGAGGAAATATTTCATACGACGATCAAGTTAGAGTCAGTGAGGCCGCTTGGCGCATGAAAGGGTCTCGTATGTTTATTCGTGAAGGAACACGCGTAAAACTAGAAGACCTAATGCGCGGCATTATTATTCAATCAGGCAATGATGCGAGTGTCGCAGTTGCGGAGCACATTGCTGGCGCAGAAGGGGCATTTGTCGACTTAATGAATCAACATGCTCAGTTGCTTGGTATGAAAAATACGCACTTTCAGAATTCAACTGGCTTTCCTGCTGAGAATCACTATTCAAGTGCTTACGATATAGCCTTATTGTCTCGTGCTAAAATTCTACAGTTCCCTGAAAGTTATAAAATGTATGCGGAAAAATACTTCACCTACAATGATATTCGCCAACCAAACCGCAATAAGCTGCTGTGGCGAGACAAAACGGTAGATGGTCTTAAAACAGGCCATACTCAAGCCGCAGGTTACTGCCTAGCTGCGTCTGCAGTTCGTAATGGAACGCGTTTGATTAGTGTTGTAATGGGGACGTCGTCGGACGAAGCGCGTGCGACTGAGTCTCAGAAATTAATGAACTACGGTTTTCGATACTATGAGACCCGTAAGCTCTACAGTGCAGGCCAAGTAGTGAATAATGCTCATGTATGGGGCGGCGCAACTGATTCGGTTAAAGTCGGTTTTACAGACGACGTACTTGTCACCATGCCTCGTCAACAAGCGGATTCAATTCCTGCTACATTGGACTTAGCTCCAGTGATAGAAGCGCCTATTTCTGCTGGTGATGTATTAGGTAAAGTGATCGTTGGTCAGGAAGGTAACGTACTACTTGAGCGAGAAGTAGTAGCGCTTGAATCTGTTGAAGAAGGTGGCTTCTTTAAGCGCTTATTTGATAAAATTAAGCGGTTCTTTATGAATCTATTTTAA
- a CDS encoding DUF493 domain-containing protein, translating into MALITKNGAPAADPADAPKIEFPCENYLIKVVALDVDGGFDELVACLNTLAPELDCSTITNNRSSKGRFISYSFRIIAQSEAHLAELDAALKAIQSIKMVM; encoded by the coding sequence ATGGCTTTGATTACAAAAAATGGTGCGCCTGCTGCCGATCCAGCAGACGCACCTAAAATAGAGTTTCCTTGTGAAAACTACCTAATAAAGGTCGTTGCGTTGGATGTCGATGGTGGTTTTGATGAGTTGGTTGCGTGTTTAAATACGCTCGCTCCAGAGTTAGACTGCTCGACTATCACAAACAATCGTTCTAGCAAAGGACGCTTTATCAGTTATAGCTTTAGAATAATCGCACAAAGTGAAGCGCATTTAGCAGAACTGGATGCTGCATTAAAGGCAATTCAATCCATCAAGATGGTTATGTGA
- the lipB gene encoding lipoyl(octanoyl) transferase LipB: protein MSKELIVRDIGLVEYEKTWEEMKDFTQTRTKEQPDQIWLLEHPPLFTQGQAGKEEHLIETGDIPVIQADRGGQVTYHGPGQLIAYVMIDLKRLGMGVRELVSALENAVAAVLKKYDIDAYPKPDAPGVYVNEMKVSSLGLRVRRGCSFHGLALNVDMDLTPFLRINPCGYQGLQMIDMKRLNSTVLMSDVKKDMALELATHLGFQSPMIQKG from the coding sequence ATGTCGAAAGAGCTGATTGTTCGAGACATCGGTCTTGTTGAGTACGAAAAAACTTGGGAGGAGATGAAAGACTTCACCCAAACAAGAACAAAAGAGCAGCCAGATCAGATTTGGTTGCTTGAGCATCCTCCGCTATTTACGCAAGGGCAAGCTGGTAAAGAAGAGCACCTGATTGAAACGGGTGATATTCCTGTAATACAGGCTGACCGCGGAGGTCAAGTGACTTATCATGGCCCAGGTCAACTAATCGCTTACGTAATGATTGATCTTAAGCGATTGGGGATGGGGGTGAGAGAGCTTGTATCAGCGCTTGAAAATGCCGTTGCCGCTGTACTAAAGAAATATGATATAGATGCCTATCCAAAACCGGATGCTCCAGGTGTTTATGTTAATGAAATGAAGGTGTCTTCGTTAGGGTTGCGGGTTCGAAGAGGGTGCTCATTCCATGGGCTAGCACTTAATGTCGATATGGATTTGACTCCGTTCTTGCGTATTAACCCTTGTGGCTATCAAGGGCTACAAATGATTGATATGAAACGCCTCAACTCAACAGTGTTAATGTCCGATGTTAAGAAAGACATGGCATTAGAGCTGGCTACACATCTCGGATTCCAGTCTCCGATGATTCAGAAAGGGTAA
- the lipA gene encoding lipoyl synthase yields the protein MNTERKRVVQGEKLRGAEKMARIPVKVIPTEEIPRKPDWLRVRIPASPEIARIKSTLREHKLASVCEEANCPNLGECFSNGTATFMIMGDICTRRCPFCDVAHGRPNALSEDEPKELAAAIRDMRLKYVVITSVDRDDLRDGGAQHFVNCIDETRALSPNIEIETLVPDFRGRMDVAVDILTQSPPDVFNHNLESIPRLYRQVRPGSDYQWSLDLLKNFKERCPDVPTKSGLMVGMGETFEEIVEVMKDLRAHNVEMLTIGQYLQPSKHHFPMDRFVPPEEFERYEQVAKELGFTHAACGPLVRSSYHADKQAHGERVS from the coding sequence ATGAACACAGAACGCAAGCGTGTCGTACAAGGTGAAAAACTTCGCGGCGCGGAAAAAATGGCTCGTATTCCGGTTAAAGTGATTCCTACAGAGGAAATCCCCCGTAAGCCTGATTGGCTGCGTGTGAGAATTCCAGCGTCGCCTGAGATTGCACGTATTAAAAGTACCTTACGAGAGCATAAGCTTGCATCGGTATGTGAGGAAGCAAATTGCCCAAATTTAGGCGAGTGTTTCAGTAATGGGACGGCAACCTTTATGATTATGGGTGATATATGTACCCGTCGATGCCCTTTCTGTGATGTTGCGCACGGTAGACCGAATGCGTTAAGCGAAGACGAGCCTAAAGAGCTTGCAGCAGCAATTAGGGATATGAGGCTTAAGTATGTGGTGATTACGTCGGTAGACCGAGATGATCTACGTGATGGTGGTGCTCAGCATTTCGTGAATTGTATTGATGAAACGCGAGCATTATCTCCAAACATCGAGATTGAAACGCTTGTACCGGATTTTCGTGGTCGTATGGACGTCGCTGTTGACATCTTAACGCAATCGCCACCAGATGTGTTCAATCATAACTTGGAGTCGATTCCGCGCTTGTATCGTCAAGTTCGTCCGGGGTCAGATTATCAGTGGTCTTTGGATCTACTGAAAAATTTCAAAGAACGCTGCCCTGACGTACCAACAAAATCTGGTTTAATGGTTGGGATGGGTGAAACATTTGAGGAAATTGTTGAGGTGATGAAAGACCTTCGCGCTCACAATGTAGAAATGCTGACTATTGGTCAATATCTTCAGCCTTCTAAACACCATTTCCCTATGGACCGCTTTGTGCCGCCAGAAGAGTTTGAGCGCTATGAGCAGGTTGCGAAAGAATTAGGCTTTACGCATGCCGCGTGTGGTCCATTGGTTCGATCTTCCTACCATGCAGACAAGCAGGCTCATGGTGAGCGAGTTTCATAA
- the speE gene encoding polyamine aminopropyltransferase, whose translation MEKRTLRETLHSGYGQSFDVDQVFFELDTDHQHLIIFENETFGRIMALDGVIQTTERDEFIYHEMMAHVPLFAHGDAKRVLIIGGGDGGMLREVLRHPEVESVTQVEIDQAVVDMCKEYLPNHSAGAFDDPKATVVIADGVDYVSETSDKFDVIISDCTDPIGPGEVLFSSRFYEGCKRCLNEGGIFVAQNGVSFMQIDEVSTTAKRLSPYFSDVSFYSAAVPTYVGGIMTFAWGTDNESARSVEASVIRERFEKAGFKTRFYTPELHAAAFALPQYVIDAI comes from the coding sequence ATGGAAAAGCGTACACTTCGCGAAACACTACATAGCGGATACGGTCAAAGCTTTGATGTTGATCAGGTCTTTTTTGAGCTTGATACGGATCACCAACATTTAATCATCTTTGAAAACGAAACGTTTGGACGCATCATGGCATTGGATGGTGTCATTCAGACAACTGAAAGAGATGAATTTATTTACCACGAAATGATGGCGCATGTTCCTTTGTTTGCACACGGTGATGCCAAACGAGTGCTAATCATTGGTGGCGGCGATGGCGGCATGCTGAGAGAGGTATTACGTCATCCTGAAGTCGAGAGTGTAACGCAGGTCGAAATCGATCAAGCTGTTGTGGATATGTGTAAAGAGTATTTGCCTAACCACTCTGCTGGCGCATTTGATGATCCAAAAGCAACGGTTGTCATTGCCGATGGTGTCGACTATGTAAGTGAAACTTCTGATAAATTTGATGTCATTATATCGGATTGCACCGATCCTATTGGTCCTGGAGAGGTGCTTTTTAGTTCTCGATTCTATGAAGGTTGTAAGCGTTGTTTGAATGAGGGTGGAATATTCGTCGCTCAAAATGGCGTAAGCTTTATGCAAATTGACGAAGTATCTACGACTGCAAAGCGCTTATCTCCTTACTTTAGCGATGTTTCATTTTACTCTGCTGCCGTTCCTACTTACGTAGGCGGCATCATGACTTTTGCTTGGGGAACAGATAATGAATCTGCTCGTTCCGTCGAAGCGTCAGTTATTCGAGAGCGTTTTGAGAAAGCGGGCTTTAAGACTCGTTTTTATACACCTGAACTACATGCTGCTGCGTTTGCTTTACCACAATACGTGATCGATGCAATATAA